From one Mustelus asterias chromosome 2, sMusAst1.hap1.1, whole genome shotgun sequence genomic stretch:
- the dnajb6b gene encoding dnaJ homolog subfamily B member 6b isoform X3, with protein MVDYYQVLGVHKNASPDEIKKSYRKLALKWHPDKNPDNKEEAESKFKQLAEAYEVLSDSSKRNTYDRYGKEGLANSGGGGHYGEGFNYGFTFRNPEDVFREFFGGRDPFADFFMDDPFDDFFGNRRGRSRGGRGSFFSPFGGFPAFDPGFTSFSSFGNLGTASFSSSSFGGGGMGNFRSVSTSTKFVNGRKITTKRIVENGQERVEVEEDGQLKSLTINGKEQLLRLDNK; from the exons ATATCGCAAACTGGCACTGAAATGGCACCCTGATAAGAATCCTGACAACAAGGAAGAGGCAGAGTCAAAATTTAAACAACTTGCAGAAGCATATGAAGTTCTTTCTGATT cTTCAAAACGCAATACCTATGATCGGTACGGGAAGGAAGGTTTGGCCAATAGTGGCGGAG GTGGTCATTATGGAGAAGGCTTCAACTATGGCTTCACATTCCGCAATCCTGAAGATGTTTTCAGGGAATTCTTTGGAGGCAGGGatccctttgcagatttcttCA TGGATGACCCCTTTGATGATTTCTTTGGAAATCGACGAGGTAGAAGCAGGGGTGGCAGAGGGTCTTTCTTTTCTCCTTTTGGTGGATTTCCTGCGTTTGATCCTG GTTTTACTTCATTCAGTTCGTTTGGTAATCTTGGAACGGCATCATTCTCCTCTTCTTCGTTTGGAGGTGGTGGAATGGGTAACTTCCGATCAGTATCGACATCTACCAAGTTTGTTAATGGCAGGAAAATCACCACTAAGAG GATTGTAGAAAACGGTCAAGAAAGAGTGGAAGTAGAGGAAGATGGTCAATTAAAATCTTTAACAATAAATGGTAAGGAGCAGCTACTACGATTGGATAACAAGTAA